GGCGTGAGAAAGTCCCCGGTCGCGCTCTCGACGCCATTGATCCAGATGCGAGCCATGGTCCCGTCGATGACGAACGCGGGATGAAGCCATGTGTCCACGAGGAGCACCGGACCGGTGCACACCGAGCGGGACGCGCTGGGCGAGTCGCGACTGACACAGAACCGAGGGCTGGACATGGTGGTGACGCTGATGACGAAGCTCCCATCCTGCTCATCCTTGCGAGCGAACAGCGTTCCGCTCGTGGGGAGGGAATCCAGCGGTGGACGAAGGCGCACCCACGCCTCGAACGTGAACACGCTTCCAAACGGCGTGATGCTGGTGTCGTCCAAGACCAGCACGTCACCGAACGCACGAAAGCCGACACCAGCGGCTTCAGGGCGCTGACAGAGTTCGGCGGGACCCAGGTCACCGCCATCGGCCTCCGCATCCCTGCGAGCCAGGTCGAGATCGCTTGCCGCATCCTGGCTGGCGTCTCCGAGGTCCGCGGCGACACCGCTGTCTCGCGCGGGAAGCGCGGGGAGGTCCACACAGGCGGCGAGGCTCGCCGTCATCACCACCCAGCCAGCGCTCTGAGGCCAACCCACGGGCGGAGGATAGCTCGGCGCGCGACGGACGCGACTGGAGTCACTCGGAGTCGGTGGCCGCGCGAATCGCCGCCACGAATTCCTCCCGGGCAACGCGCAGCCGGCTGTACGCCGTGTTCAGCGGGATGCCCATGGCCTCGGCCACCTCGGGGATGCTGTGCTCTTCGATGACGGCCATCACGAAGACCTCGCGGCGGCCCTCGGGGAGGGCGTCGAGCGCACGCTCCACGAGGGCGAGCTGCGCACGGTTGCTCGTGTGTTCTTCGGGGGTGGGGTCCGAAGAGATCAGCGAGAGGGTCATGCCGGTGCGCTCATGGCGGCGGAACGAGCGCTTGCGGTAGTCCGCCACCACCCGGAACAGGTAGCCGAAGAGGTAGGCGCGCAGCGGCCGGGTGGGGTCGTAGTCCTCCCGCCGCCGGTGGAGGGTGATGAGCACGTCTTGCGTCACGTCGTCGACGTCCGACGGCTGAACGCCCAAGCGACGAAGCTGACGGTGCATCCACGCGATGTGGGGCTCGATGGTGCCCCAGAAGTCCGTGGCGAGCGGGTTGTCGAGCACGGTCAGGGGGGCCCCGAGTCTTCGAGCGCGCGCGCGAGCGAGGCGGCGAAGGACCCTCGCAGCAGGCTCCCGGGCCAGCGTGCGTCGAACGCCTCTGTCCGCTGACGGGCAGCATCCACGCGGCCCAAGCGGAGCAGGGCGCGAATGGCCAACGCCTCGCGCTCGGCCGCGAGGCGGCCCTGAGGAAACTGCTGCGCGTGCTCCGCCGCGTGCTCGAGGGCGGTGGCAGCTTGGCCACGCGCGAGCGCGCTCTGCGCGGCCTCCACGAGCAAGCGCTCGGTGTTGAGGGCGCC
This genomic interval from Sandaracinaceae bacterium contains the following:
- a CDS encoding sigma-70 family RNA polymerase sigma factor — translated: MLDNPLATDFWGTIEPHIAWMHRQLRRLGVQPSDVDDVTQDVLITLHRRREDYDPTRPLRAYLFGYLFRVVADYRKRSFRRHERTGMTLSLISSDPTPEEHTSNRAQLALVERALDALPEGRREVFVMAVIEEHSIPEVAEAMGIPLNTAYSRLRVAREEFVAAIRAATDSE